A stretch of the Bradyrhizobium sp. CCBAU 53351 genome encodes the following:
- a CDS encoding ABC transporter ATP-binding protein yields MSSIISVANLSKTYGSGFKALKNVNLDIKRGEIFALLGPNGAGKTTLISIICGIANPSEGRVLVGGGDIQTSYRKARSLIGLVPQELHTDAFESVWATVSFSRGLFGKPKNPAHIEKVLKDLSLWDKKDNKIITLSGGMKRRVMIAKALSHEPQILFLDEPTAGVDVELRKGMWEVVRTLQQSGVTIILTTHYIEEAEEMADRIGVINKGEIVLVEDKATLMQKLGKKRLTLHLQGKIAALPESLHHYELELCDNGATLVYDYDTKGERTGITSLLGDLRTAGIRFNDLDTTQSSLEDIFVDLVRTS; encoded by the coding sequence ATGTCCTCCATCATTTCCGTCGCCAATTTGTCGAAGACCTATGGGTCCGGCTTCAAGGCGCTCAAGAACGTCAATCTCGATATCAAGCGTGGCGAAATCTTCGCGCTGCTCGGCCCGAACGGCGCGGGCAAGACCACGCTGATCTCCATCATCTGCGGCATCGCCAATCCGAGCGAGGGACGCGTCCTGGTCGGTGGCGGGGACATCCAGACCTCCTACCGCAAGGCACGCTCGCTGATCGGCCTTGTGCCGCAGGAATTGCACACCGATGCTTTCGAGAGCGTGTGGGCGACGGTGAGCTTCTCCCGCGGACTGTTCGGCAAGCCGAAGAACCCTGCGCATATCGAGAAGGTGCTGAAGGACCTCTCGCTGTGGGACAAGAAGGACAACAAGATCATCACGCTCTCCGGCGGCATGAAGCGCCGCGTGATGATCGCCAAGGCGCTATCGCACGAGCCGCAGATCCTGTTCCTGGACGAGCCCACCGCCGGCGTCGACGTCGAGCTGCGCAAGGGCATGTGGGAGGTCGTGCGCACGCTTCAGCAATCCGGCGTCACCATCATCCTCACCACGCATTACATCGAGGAAGCCGAGGAGATGGCCGACCGCATCGGCGTCATCAACAAGGGCGAGATCGTGCTGGTCGAGGACAAGGCGACCTTGATGCAGAAGCTCGGCAAGAAGCGGCTGACGCTGCATCTGCAGGGCAAGATCGCCGCACTGCCGGAAAGCCTTCATCATTACGAGCTCGAGCTCTGCGACAACGGCGCAACGCTGGTCTACGACTACGACACCAAGGGCGAGCGCACCGGCATCACCAGCCTGCTCGGCGATCTCCGCACCGCCGGCATCCGCTTCAACGATCTCGACACGACGCAATCGTCGCTCGAGGACATCTTCGTCGACCTCGTGAGGACGTCATGA
- a CDS encoding ABC transporter permease — MNHRAIRAIYLFEMARTWRTLLQSIVSPVVSTSLYFVVFGAAIGSRISQVEGVSYGTFIVPGLIMLSVLTQSIANASFGIYFPKFTGTIYEILSAPISYFEIVLGYVGAAATKSIILGLIILATAGLFVPLHIHHPIWMLAFLVLTAVTFSLFGFIIGIWADGFEKLQMIPMLVVTPLTFLGGSFYSIDMLPPTWRTVALLNPVVYLISGFRWSFYEIADVSISVSIGMTLAFLVICLVVIWWIFRTGYRLKN, encoded by the coding sequence ATGAATCACCGCGCCATCCGCGCCATCTATTTGTTCGAAATGGCGCGCACCTGGCGCACGCTGCTGCAAAGCATCGTCTCGCCGGTGGTTTCCACCTCGCTGTATTTCGTGGTGTTCGGCGCCGCGATCGGCTCGCGCATCAGCCAGGTCGAGGGCGTCAGCTACGGCACCTTCATCGTGCCGGGCCTGATCATGCTCTCCGTGCTGACGCAGAGCATCGCCAACGCCTCGTTCGGCATCTACTTCCCGAAGTTCACCGGCACGATCTACGAGATCCTGTCGGCACCGATTTCCTACTTCGAGATCGTGCTGGGCTATGTCGGCGCCGCCGCGACCAAGTCGATCATTCTGGGCCTGATCATCCTGGCCACAGCCGGGCTGTTCGTGCCGCTGCATATCCATCATCCCATCTGGATGCTGGCCTTCCTGGTGCTGACGGCGGTGACGTTCAGCCTGTTCGGCTTCATCATCGGCATCTGGGCCGACGGCTTCGAGAAGCTGCAGATGATCCCGATGCTGGTGGTGACGCCGCTGACCTTCCTCGGCGGCAGCTTCTATTCCATCGACATGCTGCCGCCCACCTGGCGCACGGTGGCGCTGCTCAACCCGGTCGTCTATCTGATCTCCGGCTTCCGCTGGAGCTTTTACGAGATCGCGGACGTCAGCATCTCCGTCAGTATCGGCATGACGCTGGCGTTCCTGGTGATCTGCCTGGTCGTGATCTGGTGGATCTTCCGCACGGGTTATCGGCTGAAGAATTGA
- a CDS encoding L,D-transpeptidase, with product MRFQMRSFFIAFTSLMLLSAGTAQAKVEITVDKDNQQMTVAVDGVARYHWPVSTGIPSRETPNGAFRTFRMEEDHYSKEFDDAPMPHAIFFTKVGHAIHGTDSVGRLGSPASHGCVRLSRQNASTLYALVQQQGVLNTTVTLTGSAQVALARNPRGRANAAVARAPQQPVEEQVATTGDPVNLTPPAQPARRYMPQDDNYIYPADGSDTGARYPAPRSATRPLYDAQVYQQQPQQYYNQGYGQQGYYYQPQPRQVYQPRGYYYQN from the coding sequence ATGCGTTTCCAGATGCGTTCATTTTTCATTGCTTTCACCTCCCTGATGCTTTTGAGCGCGGGCACCGCGCAGGCCAAGGTCGAGATCACCGTCGACAAGGACAATCAGCAGATGACCGTCGCGGTCGACGGCGTCGCGCGCTATCACTGGCCGGTGTCGACCGGCATCCCCTCGCGCGAGACGCCGAACGGCGCGTTCCGCACCTTCCGCATGGAAGAGGATCACTACTCCAAGGAGTTCGACGACGCGCCGATGCCGCACGCGATCTTCTTCACCAAGGTCGGTCACGCCATCCACGGCACGGATTCCGTCGGCCGTCTCGGCTCGCCCGCCTCCCATGGTTGCGTCCGGCTGTCGCGCCAGAACGCCTCGACGCTCTATGCGCTGGTGCAGCAGCAGGGCGTGCTCAACACCACGGTGACGCTGACCGGCTCGGCCCAGGTGGCGCTGGCGCGCAATCCGCGCGGCCGCGCCAATGCTGCGGTGGCCCGCGCTCCCCAGCAGCCCGTCGAAGAGCAAGTCGCTACCACAGGCGATCCCGTGAACCTGACGCCGCCGGCGCAGCCCGCGCGCCGCTACATGCCGCAGGACGACAACTACATCTATCCCGCGGACGGCAGCGACACCGGCGCGCGCTATCCGGCGCCGCGTTCGGCCACCCGCCCGCTCTATGACGCGCAGGTCTATCAGCAGCAGCCGCAGCAATATTACAATCAGGGCTACGGCCAGCAGGGGTATTATTATCAGCCGCAACCCCGGCAGGTTTATCAGCCGCGCGGCTATTACTACCAGAATTGA